TGGGGCAGCTCCCCGGCGTGCGCGAGGCGTTTCTGCGCTGTGCGGGCGAGGGCGTGGACGACACCTGCATCGACGCGCTGTTCGAGTGCGCCACCCTGGCATCGCTGCCGGCGCGGCTGGAGGCCTTGGTGGCGATGGGCCCCGAGGCCTTGGTGGAACTCGGTCGGCGGCGTCGTGCGTGGATGGAAACCCACTGGCGATTCGAGACGCAGTGGCAGACGCAGTGGCGACCCGCCATCGATCGTGCAATGAATGGCCCGTACCGTGGCGCCTCGGCCGTGGCCGTCGGGATGGTCTCGGCTGCGTTGCCACCGCCATTCGAGCGGCCGTCAGCGTTCCGGCCGGACTCGGCGACCGCACGCGCGTTGGGCGTCACGCGCCGGCCGGAGGTGCCGATCGCCCGACGTCCGGCGCTGCCCGTTGCGCGCCATCCCGCGCCGCCGGCGGCACGGCCCTTGGCCTTGGCGCCGCTGCCGGCGATGCCGCCTCGGCCGCGCCAGAGGGGGCTGCCCGCTCGAGGGTCCGTCCCCGTGCCGTCCGGCCCGATTCACACGGCGCGCGTGGCGCGACCGATTCGACAGGAGACTCCGATGGCAGCGCTTCCCGTTCAACCGGTCTCGGTGATCATTCCGCACGGCGGCACCAAACGCCTGCCGCATCTGACGACGACCCTGTCCACCTTGCGGCAGATGGGCGAGGCGCTGGAGCTGATCGTGGTGGAACTGGGCGGGGCCCCGGTGGCGATCGAGGTGTCGCGGCGCTGGGCCGACAAGCATCTGTTCATCGAGCACCACGGCCCCTTTGAGCGCGCCCGCGCCCTCAATGCCGGCGAACCCGTGGCCGCCGGCGAGCTGCTGCTCTGGCTGGACAACGATCTGATGGTGCCGGCTGGTCTGATCACCGCAGCGGTTCAGGAGCTGCGCAAGCGCCGTCTGGACGGGCTGACCTCGCCGTTCTCCACGGTGCGTTATCTGTCGGAAGGCGACAGCCTGCAGGTGATGCAGGGGATCGTCGATCCGGGGGACTGCCGGCCGGTGAAGGTGCTCACGCCGGCGGGTGGCGCGTCCGGCAATGCGACGCTGGTGACGCGGGACTTCGTTCGGCGCCATGGCGGGCTGGTGGAAGGCTTCATCGGCTGGGGTGGCGAGGACAACGCCTGGAACCACAAGCTGGCGGTGCTGGGGCGCAGCGGGCGGCTGCAGCAGTCCGAACATCACCTGCACCATCTCTTCCATCTGAACTCCGGGGGCCATGTGGGCGTCGCGGCCGGCGCGGCCAATCCGCATTACGCGGCGAATGTCGAACTGATGCGGCGGGTGTTTGCCGTCCGCGGCAAGGCGCAGTTCCTGGCGACGTTCCCGCCGGTGCCGGCGACCCGGGGCCGGCTGACGACGTTCGATCAGCAGCCCGCGAACGCGGCGCCGGCGGTGTCGACGACGGCCGATGTGCCGGTCACCGCAGAGACGGTCTGGGCCTATTGGGAAGGAGACTGTCCGGACTGGATAACCGCCTGTCTGCGAACCTTGCGGTCGGCGGCGCCCACGCTGCGATTGCTGAACGCGGCCAGCTTCGACCAGCTCCGTGACCAGGATCGCGACATCGACCTGAACCGCCTGCAGGTGGCGCACCGGGCGGACTTCATCCGGCTCTTCCTGCTGCAGCGCTACGGCGGCCTGTGGGTGGATGCCGACTGCGTGGCGATGCAGCCGTTGGCGCCGGTGCTGGCGTTGCTGGGCGCGCACGAGCTGGTCGGACATCGGGAGCGCAGCGGGCTGGTGTCCAACGGCTTCCTTGCGGCGCGGCCGGACAGCCGCATCCTCCGGGCCACCTATGCGCGGGTGTGCGCGTTGCTGCGGTCTCGTCAGCCGCTGGGCTGGACCTCGATCGGATCGGAGCCGCTGACGGCCGCGGTGCAGCAGCATCCGCACGATTGGCATGAGCTGCCGGTGGCACGGGTACAGCCGATCTGCTGGAGTCAGCCGCAGCGCTTCTTCGAGGTGGGATCGGCGGAGGCGCACCAGCGGGCGCTGGATCCGCAGGCGCTCTGCTACATGCTGTCCAACACCGAGATCAGTCGGTATGCGGCGCGCGATCGGTCGGTCGATCTGATGCGGCCTGACTCGTTCTTCAGTTTCCTGTTGGCGCATGCCGCAGGAGCGGTCGACACGGCGGGCATGGTGGCCTCAGAACACCGCGGAGCCGCGACGATGCGCATTCCAGAGACATCGGCCCCGGTTGGGATGAATGGGCACGCAGACACGACCGACGTCGCGGTGGCGCCATCGCCGCTGGAGGCGGTGTTCATCCGCGATGCGCAGGTGTATCGGCGCTATCGGGATGAGTCGATCTCCGGCCCCGGCTCCAGCCTGCAGCAGACGCGCGTGCTGCGCGCGCGCTTGCCGCTGGTGCTGGCGCACCTGGGCGCGAGCAGCCTGCTGGATGCGCCGTGCGGCGACTTCCACTGGATGCGCCAGGTGGCGTTGGGCGTGGCGCACTATGTGGGCGTGGACATCATGAGCGCAGTGATCGAGGCGCATCAGGTCCGTGATCGTCGGCCGGGTCGCGAGTTCGTCCGGGCGGATCTGCTTCACGGCGCGTTGCCGCGCTGCGATGCCATCTTCTGCCGGGATCTGCTGCCGCACTTGTCGTT
The Roseateles amylovorans genome window above contains:
- a CDS encoding capsular polysaccharide synthesis protein, translating into MPSTLQDFHNLHAGETVMVCGCGVSLNELDRIDPQRRPLTIGVNDVGRRVDPDYLVVLNPSSQFKDDRFRYVAQSRARALFTQLELGPVQPQVVGFRLGQHGGTATDATDALPFTQNSPYVAVCLAAYMGARRIGLIGVDFTDDHFFARTGRHVLAPRLREIDAQYGRLAAALAQRGIELVNLSARSLLERVPKSDLAPWIDGSGLAPSAAASTAARSMSMTAADRAGAKTASTSGLRIVSYSTMPVAGVPAVLARCIDHETPDAASCVWATGSYGNGVQFDGGVSWRSQPQQAQTLLAEADLVIVHNGKIEAAHRRVLQSKPILTMAHNYGWNVDFQFIRAGHPGVVVGQYQATLPEFAGWTVVPNPIPLWDPVHAPETPQGRGPGIGIAYTPSGRYERYPPGHRLYWHGKGFDSTMRTLDRLARLPGVRLETTRGGQVSHLQSMAMKRRSHIVIDECVTGSYHRNSLEGLAVGAVVVNGMGQLPGVREAFLRCAGEGVDDTCIDALFECATLASLPARLEALVAMGPEALVELGRRRRAWMETHWRFETQWQTQWRPAIDRAMNGPYRGASAVAVGMVSAALPPPFERPSAFRPDSATARALGVTRRPEVPIARRPALPVARHPAPPAARPLALAPLPAMPPRPRQRGLPARGSVPVPSGPIHTARVARPIRQETPMAALPVQPVSVIIPHGGTKRLPHLTTTLSTLRQMGEALELIVVELGGAPVAIEVSRRWADKHLFIEHHGPFERARALNAGEPVAAGELLLWLDNDLMVPAGLITAAVQELRKRRLDGLTSPFSTVRYLSEGDSLQVMQGIVDPGDCRPVKVLTPAGGASGNATLVTRDFVRRHGGLVEGFIGWGGEDNAWNHKLAVLGRSGRLQQSEHHLHHLFHLNSGGHVGVAAGAANPHYAANVELMRRVFAVRGKAQFLATFPPVPATRGRLTTFDQQPANAAPAVSTTADVPVTAETVWAYWEGDCPDWITACLRTLRSAAPTLRLLNAASFDQLRDQDRDIDLNRLQVAHRADFIRLFLLQRYGGLWVDADCVAMQPLAPVLALLGAHELVGHRERSGLVSNGFLAARPDSRILRATYARVCALLRSRQPLGWTSIGSEPLTAAVQQHPHDWHELPVARVQPICWSQPQRFFEVGSAEAHQRALDPQALCYMLSNTEISRYAARDRSVDLMRPDSFFSFLLAHAAGAVDTAGMVASEHRGAATMRIPETSAPVGMNGHADTTDVAVAPSPLEAVFIRDAQVYRRYRDESISGPGSSLQQTRVLRARLPLVLAHLGASSLLDAPCGDFHWMRQVALGVAHYVGVDIMSAVIEAHQVRDRRPGREFVRADLLHGALPRCDAIFCRDLLPHLSFAEIATVLENFHRSGAIWLLTTTFTAERAPANADTEAGRWRPLSLHLEPFDFPAPVLLVNEHCSEGGGQFADKSLAVWRLADLPWDRLRALRYSQPDFLKRQNSTPQVAVMRPSAIG